In a genomic window of Candidatus Chazhemtobacterium aquaticus:
- a CDS encoding L-lactate permease, whose amino-acid sequence MKVEISSFIYGLAFLPFGVFFGLMLVKRLSLVKVSAMTLLLVVVMAAVFWRVEWEMLGVAGFRGVLVALDIFLIIIGAIFFLEVLKKNRVIDGLVYHLGSVSKDYRVQVIMLAWMVENFFEGIAGFGVPAALVTPLLVGLGLSPLKAVVLGLLGNSTAGAFGASGTPTRVGFGALSNAMVIEKAAMFNMVGMIVPVFMLWILVSESKERGREFREAWPFALWSGAIFVVPAYLFSFLGQEFPSILGSMVGMLILFLSTKTGFLVPDKERWIKQVEYKQVGLGLVKVLVPYLLVVVWLVGAKAWLGGVKIEVLGSNGYGFSVYNPGWLFLVSGVMVMGWMGGREKGFSFLKTAFKGAWGPFVVISLMSVMVQVMTNSGDNVSGWPSMIEMIAGTFRTQWLPLLTPFIGALGSFITGSVTISSLLFGNFWQMASVNLGIKAEIILALGLVGAAAGNMVALADVLAAEAVVGLKNMEREVVKGVLIPCLVYLLLVGMWGMILVGG is encoded by the coding sequence GTGAAGGTGGAGATAAGTAGCTTTATTTATGGTTTGGCGTTTTTACCTTTTGGTGTGTTTTTTGGTTTGATGTTGGTGAAAAGATTAAGTTTGGTTAAGGTATCAGCGATGACGCTGTTGTTGGTGGTGGTAATGGCAGCTGTGTTTTGGCGGGTGGAATGGGAGATGCTGGGGGTGGCGGGGTTTAGAGGTGTTTTGGTGGCGTTAGATATTTTTTTGATTATTATTGGGGCGATTTTTTTCTTGGAGGTATTGAAGAAAAACAGGGTGATAGATGGGTTGGTGTATCACTTAGGTTCGGTGTCAAAGGATTATCGAGTGCAGGTGATTATGTTGGCGTGGATGGTGGAGAATTTTTTTGAAGGTATTGCCGGGTTTGGTGTTCCGGCGGCTTTGGTAACTCCGTTGTTGGTGGGCTTGGGCTTAAGTCCGCTAAAGGCGGTGGTATTGGGGTTGTTGGGGAATAGTACGGCTGGAGCGTTTGGAGCAAGCGGGACACCGACTAGAGTAGGTTTTGGAGCTTTAAGTAACGCGATGGTGATAGAGAAGGCAGCGATGTTTAACATGGTGGGAATGATTGTGCCGGTTTTTATGTTGTGGATATTGGTGAGTGAGAGTAAAGAAAGGGGGAGAGAGTTTAGGGAGGCATGGCCGTTTGCGTTATGGTCAGGAGCGATCTTTGTGGTGCCGGCATATTTATTCTCATTCTTGGGTCAGGAGTTCCCGTCTATCTTAGGATCGATGGTGGGAATGTTGATATTGTTTTTAAGTACTAAAACGGGGTTTTTGGTGCCTGATAAGGAAAGATGGATTAAGCAGGTGGAGTATAAACAGGTGGGTTTGGGTTTGGTGAAGGTGTTAGTGCCATATCTATTGGTAGTGGTTTGGTTGGTGGGGGCAAAGGCGTGGTTGGGAGGCGTAAAGATCGAGGTTCTAGGAAGTAATGGTTATGGTTTTAGTGTTTACAATCCGGGGTGGTTGTTTTTAGTGTCTGGAGTGATGGTGATGGGGTGGATGGGAGGAAGAGAGAAGGGTTTTAGTTTTCTTAAGACTGCTTTTAAAGGAGCTTGGGGTCCGTTTGTGGTGATTTCACTAATGTCGGTGATGGTGCAGGTGATGACTAATTCGGGAGATAATGTTTCCGGTTGGCCATCAATGATTGAGATGATCGCAGGGACATTTAGAACACAGTGGTTGCCTTTGTTGACACCATTTATTGGAGCGTTGGGGAGTTTTATTACTGGAAGTGTAACTATTTCAAGCTTGTTGTTTGGCAATTTCTGGCAGATGGCTAGTGTTAATCTGGGGATAAAAGCAGAGATTATTTTGGCATTAGGATTGGTTGGAGCAGCGGCAGGGAATATGGTTGCACTAGCTGATGTGTTGGCGGCTGAGGCAGTGGTGGGATTGAAGAATATGGAGAGAGAGGTAGTTAAGGGCGTGTTGATCCCTTGCCTGGTGTATTTGTTGTTGGTGGGGATGTGGGGGATGATATTGGTGGGAGGGTAG
- a CDS encoding DUF167 domain-containing protein has translation MRLEILVHVNSRRARVEKDLLGVVHVHVNKPALEGRANKAVVEMLAEYFEVGKSQVDIVAGHKSKRKVVEVIY, from the coding sequence ATGCGACTGGAGATATTAGTGCATGTGAATTCAAGAAGAGCTAGGGTGGAGAAGGACTTGTTGGGAGTGGTGCATGTGCATGTAAACAAGCCGGCATTAGAGGGTAGGGCAAACAAGGCGGTAGTAGAGATGTTGGCTGAGTATTTTGAAGTTGGGAAAAGTCAGGTGGATATAGTGGCAGGTCATAAGTCTAAACGAAAGGTGGTTGAGGTGATATATTAG
- a CDS encoding SIMPL domain-containing protein, protein MKQVKMMVPYFIAVVFFFVGLFVYTRVAGPVALSVNSNVTNQSDIFTVSGEGKVEVKPEVAYVRVGMESNGSSVSQVQAEIDRVMERVIGSLEGLGIDREKEMETVSYSINPMFDWSSGRQRITGYSASTQLKVKVREIDRVNEVVDAAVESGANQVGGVSFDVEDREKIEEEARKEAVEQAKRKAEAAAKAAGFRLGRIVNYSEGSNGVTPQPMYDRAMAVEEAVPELSSAKIQPGVEEIEIVVSLSYQIE, encoded by the coding sequence ATGAAGCAAGTAAAGATGATGGTGCCTTATTTTATAGCAGTAGTGTTTTTCTTTGTTGGCTTGTTTGTGTATACGAGAGTAGCAGGTCCGGTGGCGTTGTCGGTTAATAGTAATGTGACTAATCAGAGTGATATTTTTACAGTGAGCGGTGAAGGGAAGGTGGAGGTTAAGCCAGAAGTTGCTTACGTGAGGGTGGGGATGGAGAGTAATGGATCGAGTGTGAGCCAGGTTCAGGCCGAGATTGATAGAGTGATGGAGAGAGTGATTGGGTCACTGGAGGGATTGGGGATCGATAGAGAAAAAGAGATGGAGACGGTGAGTTACTCGATTAACCCAATGTTTGATTGGAGCAGTGGTAGGCAGAGAATTACAGGGTATAGTGCTAGCACGCAGCTTAAAGTTAAGGTGAGAGAGATTGATCGGGTAAATGAGGTGGTAGATGCCGCGGTGGAGAGTGGGGCAAACCAAGTAGGGGGGGTGAGTTTTGACGTTGAGGATCGAGAGAAAATTGAGGAGGAGGCACGTAAGGAAGCCGTGGAACAAGCAAAGAGAAAAGCAGAAGCAGCAGCTAAGGCGGCTGGTTTTAGATTGGGAAGAATTGTGAACTATTCAGAGGGGAGTAACGGGGTAACACCACAACCAATGTACGATCGGGCGATGGCGGTAGAGGAGGCGGTTCCGGAGTTGTCTTCGGCTAAGATTCAGCCTGGAGTGGAGGAGATAGAGATTGTGGTGAGCTTGAGTTATCAGATTGAGTAG
- a CDS encoding DedA family protein has protein sequence MEILTSAIDIFLHLDTHLTEFVSQYGTFTYALLFFIIFAETGFVFTPFLPGDSLLFAAGAIAALGSLNIWLLLLLLITAAILGDSSNYWIGHFFGQKIIDNPNIPLINQEHIDKTQQFFKKHGGKTILLARFVPIVRTFAPFIAGVGSMEYSRFMHFNFFGGIIWVTVFTLTGYLFGNVPFIQHNFHYVIVAIIVLSVIPMIYEYIQNKRKPDVPSVPVTKLKKAVNK, from the coding sequence ATGGAAATTTTAACTAGTGCCATAGATATATTTCTTCATCTCGACACCCACTTAACCGAGTTTGTCTCTCAATACGGAACCTTCACCTATGCTCTCCTCTTCTTCATAATTTTTGCCGAAACTGGCTTCGTCTTTACCCCTTTTCTTCCCGGCGACTCCCTCCTTTTCGCCGCCGGCGCCATCGCTGCTCTTGGCTCTCTCAATATCTGGCTTCTTCTCCTCCTTCTCATCACCGCCGCCATTCTAGGTGACTCATCCAATTACTGGATCGGTCATTTTTTCGGACAAAAAATCATCGACAACCCCAATATCCCTCTCATCAACCAAGAACACATTGACAAAACTCAACAATTCTTCAAAAAACACGGTGGCAAAACCATTCTTCTTGCCCGCTTTGTCCCCATTGTTCGCACCTTTGCCCCTTTCATCGCTGGTGTTGGTTCCATGGAGTACTCCCGTTTCATGCACTTTAATTTTTTTGGGGGTATCATCTGGGTCACTGTTTTCACCCTAACCGGCTATCTTTTTGGCAACGTCCCCTTCATCCAACACAACTTCCATTACGTTATTGTTGCCATTATCGTTCTCTCCGTTATTCCCATGATCTACGAATACATCCAAAACAAACGCAAACCCGATGTCCCCAGCGTTCCTGTCACCAAACTTAAAAAAGCTGTCAACAAATAA
- a CDS encoding DUF2178 domain-containing protein, whose protein sequence is MEAKKYRQIRVVVSMFVGMVVAMGVTRESYLLALAGVLTGMVFMGLARSKAKIVVDERERQVREKAAEMAFAIFTPTIGLGSFLLLVPYKKLSSVFAKGEFVYLESLGMILAYLTLFLIALYAIAYHGFNRKLGGGGDEK, encoded by the coding sequence ATGGAAGCTAAGAAATATAGACAGATACGGGTGGTGGTAAGTATGTTTGTAGGGATGGTTGTGGCTATGGGAGTAACTCGGGAGAGTTATCTGTTAGCATTGGCTGGAGTATTAACGGGAATGGTGTTTATGGGATTGGCTAGGTCAAAAGCTAAGATAGTGGTGGATGAGCGGGAAAGACAAGTAAGAGAGAAGGCGGCTGAGATGGCTTTTGCGATTTTTACGCCGACGATTGGGTTAGGATCATTTTTGTTGTTAGTTCCGTACAAGAAACTGTCAAGTGTGTTTGCGAAGGGTGAGTTTGTTTACCTTGAGTCATTGGGGATGATATTGGCGTATCTAACACTGTTTTTGATTGCGTTGTATGCGATTGCTTATCATGGTTTTAACCGGAAACTTGGAGGGGGTGGGGATGAGAAATAA
- a CDS encoding YibE/F family protein produces MNRKKRILLGLVVAGLMLLGVGSGVKAQSVASNGNEEMKTLEGEVVEVVEEKLLSDENGEERYWQVLAVRVTRGELVGEVVRVENGSEMMSSLERYEVGDLVMVSWSKDVEGGDIFYITDYVRRNALFWLFVIFVLMVVMISRWQGVSSLLGMAVSFGVIFKFVLPRIAAGDDPVVVAILGSLVIIPATFLLSHGVNRKTWVAVAGTLIALVVTGVMASVFVKAANLTGFASEEAGFLRAYNPGLVNIKGILLAGIIIGVLGVLDDITVSQSGIVEQLKKANSKLKAGELYRQAMVVGKDHIASMVNTLILVYTGAALPLLLLFVDNPRPFVEIVNYEIIADEVVRTLVGSIGLMLAVPITTMIAAVVVEEK; encoded by the coding sequence ATGAATAGAAAGAAGAGAATATTACTAGGGCTGGTGGTGGCGGGCTTGATGTTGCTGGGTGTGGGGAGTGGGGTGAAGGCGCAGAGTGTAGCAAGTAATGGTAACGAAGAGATGAAGACTTTGGAGGGCGAAGTGGTGGAGGTAGTTGAGGAGAAGTTGCTTAGTGATGAGAATGGTGAGGAGAGATATTGGCAGGTGTTGGCGGTGAGAGTAACTCGTGGAGAGTTGGTGGGAGAGGTGGTCCGAGTTGAGAATGGGAGTGAGATGATGAGTAGTTTGGAGAGATACGAGGTTGGAGATTTGGTGATGGTGAGTTGGAGTAAGGATGTTGAGGGGGGAGACATTTTTTATATCACTGATTATGTTCGAAGGAACGCTTTGTTTTGGCTTTTTGTAATATTTGTGTTGATGGTGGTGATGATCAGCAGATGGCAGGGAGTGTCGTCTTTGTTGGGAATGGCGGTTTCGTTTGGAGTGATTTTCAAGTTTGTTCTACCAAGGATTGCTGCAGGGGATGATCCAGTAGTGGTGGCGATTTTGGGATCTTTGGTAATTATTCCAGCAACGTTCTTGTTGTCACATGGAGTGAACAGAAAGACATGGGTCGCTGTTGCTGGAACGTTAATAGCGTTGGTGGTAACGGGTGTGATGGCGAGTGTGTTTGTAAAAGCAGCTAATCTGACTGGGTTTGCATCTGAGGAGGCTGGGTTCTTGCGGGCATATAATCCGGGTTTGGTTAATATTAAGGGGATTTTGTTGGCAGGAATAATAATTGGAGTATTGGGAGTGCTTGATGATATTACAGTATCCCAGTCTGGAATTGTGGAGCAACTAAAGAAGGCTAATTCTAAGTTAAAAGCAGGTGAGTTGTATCGTCAGGCGATGGTAGTGGGTAAGGATCATATTGCCTCGATGGTGAATACGTTGATTTTGGTGTACACTGGGGCAGCTTTGCCACTGTTGTTGCTATTTGTTGACAACCCAAGGCCGTTTGTGGAGATTGTTAATTATGAAATTATTGCCGACGAGGTGGTGCGGACCTTGGTGGGCAGCATCGGATTGATGCTGGCTGTTCCTATTACCACCATGATAGCGGCGGTAGTAGTAGAAGAGAAATAA
- a CDS encoding ZIP family metal transporter, translated as METLIYILGATLLISSGALVGIVTLAMQEERLEKILLLLVSLSAGALMGGAFLHLLPEAVEELGGGVFEMVLVAFVGFFVLEKVLHWRHCHKGRCGVHSFGYLNLFGDAIHNFIDGLVLAGAFVVDIRLGMVTTLAVALHEIPQEVGDFGVLLYAGFEKKKALLANFGVALMVVVGGVLGYWMAHRIEGFVPYLLPLAAGGFIYIAASDLMPEIRKEKDAKKSVASFGMFMLGIVIMLLVRLISRE; from the coding sequence ATGGAGACTTTAATTTATATTCTAGGGGCGACTTTATTGATTAGTTCGGGAGCGTTGGTGGGAATTGTGACCTTGGCGATGCAAGAAGAAAGACTGGAAAAAATATTATTGTTATTGGTTTCATTGTCGGCAGGAGCGTTGATGGGTGGTGCGTTTTTGCATTTATTGCCCGAAGCCGTTGAGGAACTAGGTGGAGGAGTATTTGAGATGGTGTTGGTGGCGTTTGTAGGCTTTTTTGTGTTAGAAAAGGTGCTTCATTGGAGACATTGTCACAAGGGTAGATGTGGGGTTCATAGTTTTGGATATTTGAATTTGTTCGGAGATGCAATTCATAACTTTATAGATGGTTTAGTGTTGGCAGGAGCATTTGTGGTGGACATTAGGTTGGGAATGGTGACGACACTGGCGGTAGCGTTGCACGAGATTCCACAGGAGGTGGGTGATTTTGGAGTATTGCTTTATGCGGGTTTTGAGAAAAAGAAGGCGTTGCTGGCTAACTTTGGAGTCGCTTTGATGGTGGTGGTAGGAGGGGTGTTGGGTTATTGGATGGCTCACCGAATAGAAGGGTTTGTACCATATTTATTACCATTGGCGGCAGGCGGGTTTATTTATATAGCTGCTTCTGATTTGATGCCGGAAATTAGAAAGGAGAAAGATGCAAAGAAGTCAGTGGCTTCATTCGGGATGTTTATGTTGGGGATAGTGATAATGTTATTAGTAAGATTAATTAGTCGTGAGTAA
- a CDS encoding HEAT repeat domain-containing protein gives MKIKTLWRYGWQIGAVGLSIMLLFFMIGCSWIGYEVKIACEGAKRYKEGDCVEALMAVVDDEKMGFWERNRAIWALGQLGDDRALQVFEKYYTGEIPEREPLGEMISQYELKKAIKMAEGGVNLSAWVWRE, from the coding sequence ATGAAGATTAAAACTTTATGGCGTTATGGATGGCAGATAGGGGCGGTGGGTTTAAGCATTATGCTTCTCTTTTTCATGATTGGTTGTAGTTGGATTGGTTATGAGGTGAAAATTGCTTGTGAGGGAGCGAAGAGATACAAAGAAGGAGATTGTGTGGAGGCATTGATGGCGGTAGTGGATGACGAGAAAATGGGGTTTTGGGAGAGAAATAGAGCTATCTGGGCGTTGGGTCAGTTGGGGGATGATCGAGCTTTGCAAGTATTTGAGAAGTACTATACCGGTGAGATTCCAGAGAGGGAGCCTTTGGGTGAGATGATTAGTCAGTATGAGCTAAAGAAGGCAATTAAGATGGCAGAGGGTGGGGTTAACTTAAGTGCGTGGGTGTGGAGAGAGTAG
- a CDS encoding PD-(D/E)XK nuclease family protein: protein MSEYYNPRRTKNLFDPKSRQPFSLSRSKIDLFMECPRCFYLDRRLGVGRPPGFPFALNSAVDKLLKQEFDIHRVKGTQHPLLEKYGVDARPVQHEKLDEWRQNFIGVQYLHKSSNLMVFGAIDDLWINSKDEYVVVDYKSTSKAEEITELNKEWQDGYKRQMEVYQWLLRGNGYKVSDTGYFVYCNGITDREAFDARLEFEVTLIPHKGSDEWIEGMLAEIKECLLSDRIPEPGKDCDYCAYRRAVIEVGE from the coding sequence ATGAGTGAGTACTATAACCCGCGGAGAACTAAAAATTTGTTTGACCCAAAAAGTAGACAACCGTTTAGTTTAAGTCGATCGAAGATTGATTTGTTTATGGAGTGTCCTAGGTGCTTTTATTTAGACAGACGATTGGGAGTAGGGAGACCGCCAGGGTTTCCATTTGCGTTAAATAGCGCGGTTGATAAGTTGTTGAAGCAGGAGTTTGATATTCATAGGGTTAAGGGAACGCAGCATCCTTTACTGGAAAAATACGGGGTTGATGCTAGGCCGGTACAGCATGAAAAACTGGATGAATGGAGACAGAATTTTATCGGAGTTCAGTATTTACACAAATCGAGTAATTTGATGGTTTTTGGAGCGATCGATGATTTGTGGATTAACTCGAAGGATGAGTATGTGGTGGTGGATTACAAGTCCACGAGTAAGGCGGAGGAGATAACGGAGTTGAATAAGGAGTGGCAGGATGGATACAAGCGACAGATGGAGGTATATCAATGGCTGTTGAGAGGAAATGGATACAAAGTGTCGGATACGGGTTACTTTGTTTATTGCAACGGAATAACGGATCGTGAAGCTTTTGATGCTAGGCTAGAGTTTGAGGTGACACTGATTCCGCATAAGGGGAGTGATGAGTGGATAGAGGGAATGCTTGCTGAGATTAAAGAGTGTTTGTTAAGTGACAGGATACCTGAACCCGGAAAGGATTGTGATTATTGTGCGTATAGGAGAGCTGTGATTGAAGTGGGGGAGTAG
- a CDS encoding M16 family metallopeptidase, translating to MTKPYILDKINGLRVILYPIKGLPAVKANLVIRAGSSYEEGKDWGAFHFIEHLTFHQTKRFKNKLELELFKEEYGLNNNAGTGREDISYYTYGPSSSFKQALELLYELVFEPVIPEEVMEREIEVIRQEYNDKWDSPHNRFQRAFEEQHFGKSHRYTRDGMGQPEYIASLSRDDLKELHGKYFVNENCVLSLTGDFEVEEAKKMVRDIFVGNQGRLSRPRRGEIKPGEREFIHRDDVQQDTVVLSWLVPGFMELPLRERFAMWIAGYIVGGSTRSKLFRRLREELGLVYRCGASRKLNPYAGYFEVWSSNSPQSTSRVFEEMRKETYGFVEKPIEEKMYRRSLNYLKSNISLSFDSIGRISESITYNYFWEKKVYLPDDDIKLLLTISEKEVREVLGRYVRPENEYVSLMTAKEKAGS from the coding sequence ATGACGAAACCGTATATTTTGGACAAGATTAATGGTTTGCGAGTAATACTTTATCCAATTAAAGGATTACCGGCGGTGAAGGCGAATTTGGTGATTAGGGCTGGTAGTAGTTATGAGGAGGGGAAGGATTGGGGTGCGTTTCACTTTATTGAACACTTAACTTTTCACCAGACGAAGAGGTTTAAAAACAAGTTGGAGCTGGAGTTGTTTAAGGAAGAGTATGGATTGAATAACAATGCGGGGACGGGGAGGGAGGATATCTCGTATTACACATATGGTCCCAGTTCATCATTTAAGCAGGCATTGGAGTTGCTTTATGAGTTGGTGTTTGAGCCGGTGATACCAGAAGAGGTAATGGAGAGGGAGATTGAGGTAATTAGGCAGGAGTACAACGATAAGTGGGACTCACCTCACAATCGGTTTCAACGAGCTTTTGAGGAGCAGCATTTTGGCAAGAGTCATAGATATACAAGAGATGGAATGGGTCAGCCAGAGTATATTGCAAGTTTAAGCAGAGATGATTTAAAGGAGTTGCATGGTAAGTATTTTGTTAACGAAAACTGTGTGTTGTCGTTGACGGGAGATTTTGAGGTGGAGGAGGCAAAAAAGATGGTGAGAGATATCTTTGTGGGTAATCAGGGAAGGTTGTCGAGGCCACGAAGGGGTGAGATTAAACCAGGGGAGCGAGAGTTTATACATAGGGATGATGTACAGCAGGATACGGTAGTGTTGTCGTGGTTGGTACCGGGGTTTATGGAGCTGCCTTTGCGTGAGAGATTTGCGATGTGGATTGCCGGTTATATTGTGGGAGGATCAACTAGAAGTAAGTTATTTAGAAGATTGAGGGAGGAGTTGGGTTTGGTTTATCGTTGTGGAGCAAGTAGGAAACTTAATCCCTATGCTGGCTATTTTGAGGTGTGGTCATCGAATTCTCCGCAGAGCACGAGTAGGGTTTTTGAGGAAATGCGGAAGGAAACCTATGGATTTGTGGAGAAACCGATTGAGGAGAAGATGTATAGGAGGAGCTTGAATTATTTAAAGTCTAATATCAGTTTGTCGTTTGACTCAATTGGGAGGATTTCTGAGTCGATAACATACAATTATTTCTGGGAAAAGAAGGTGTATTTGCCTGATGATGATATTAAGTTGTTGCTAACGATTTCCGAGAAAGAGGTGCGGGAGGTGTTGGGTAGGTATGTGAGACCAGAAAATGAGTATGTGAGTCTGATGACGGCCAAGGAAAAGGCGGGCAGTTAA
- a CDS encoding Fur family transcriptional regulator, whose translation MEGALKKIRSSGGRITKARRGLIRVFEEADKPLSVKEIRRSLGEIGVKTSMTTVYREINFMVKNGLVKEVNLYPEEKMYESAYLVHHHHLVCEKCGRVEGVGGCRLAEIEQEMYRKRGFRVTRHSLEFYGLCVECNQGVGLMT comes from the coding sequence ATGGAAGGTGCTTTGAAGAAAATAAGAAGTAGTGGAGGCCGAATAACCAAAGCTAGGAGAGGGTTGATAAGGGTGTTTGAGGAAGCAGATAAGCCGTTGTCGGTTAAAGAAATAAGAAGGAGCTTGGGGGAAATTGGGGTGAAGACAAGCATGACAACGGTGTATCGGGAAATTAATTTTATGGTAAAAAATGGTTTGGTGAAGGAGGTTAATCTGTATCCTGAAGAGAAAATGTATGAGTCGGCTTATTTGGTTCATCATCACCACTTGGTATGTGAGAAGTGCGGCAGAGTTGAAGGGGTTGGTGGGTGTAGATTGGCTGAGATTGAGCAGGAGATGTATAGGAAAAGGGGATTCAGAGTGACTAGGCATTCTTTGGAGTTTTATGGTTTATGTGTTGAGTGTAATCAAGGTGTTGGTTTGATGACTTAG
- a CDS encoding CxxC-x17-CxxC domain-containing protein, translating to MRNFDFGRRSGRDNSFRRGNRGDGRMYDAICSECGKECQVPFRPSGEKPVFCSECFEKQNGGRKRESRGGEFRGRDSRSDSGRRSGGMEVDKLMREMEKIDRKLERVLDLLNKQDMGTVRPVSKSKKSKKSLGLAEVVASLKTNEKTEKEMVDDGSVEIDDRE from the coding sequence ATGAGAAATTTTGATTTTGGTCGGAGATCAGGGAGGGATAATTCATTTAGACGAGGTAATCGGGGTGATGGTCGGATGTATGATGCGATTTGTAGTGAGTGTGGCAAGGAGTGTCAGGTTCCATTTCGTCCAAGTGGTGAGAAGCCAGTTTTCTGCAGTGAGTGTTTTGAGAAACAGAATGGTGGAAGGAAAAGAGAGAGTAGGGGTGGTGAGTTTAGGGGTAGGGATTCAAGATCTGATAGTGGGAGAAGGAGTGGTGGTATGGAGGTAGATAAACTGATGAGGGAGATGGAGAAGATAGATAGGAAACTAGAAAGGGTGTTGGATTTGCTGAACAAACAAGATATGGGCACAGTAAGGCCAGTTAGTAAGAGTAAGAAAAGTAAAAAGTCTTTAGGTTTGGCGGAGGTAGTGGCTTCGTTGAAAACAAATGAGAAGACTGAAAAAGAAATGGTTGATGATGGGTCCGTTGAGATTGATGATAGAGAGTAG
- the mgtE gene encoding magnesium transporter, with amino-acid sequence MPRISTSRIIRKINHNPKKNLSFFLDQDLKKQPKLLLKLSPNAQRELLLNLDQSLVLGLLEKLQPDDTTDLLQTLPVRKQKELLHKLNQELQNKVSLLLRFDPHTAAGLISLNYLQLDHNLTLSQAALKIRTHEKRTGKTPVPLVLKDHQLIGYLPIEKLLFTKPSDPIGQYTKKITTVKPNETRKKVINLFLNNPHKKITVLNEDGAILGIIYSDDVIKTLKNSSTNSLYDFAGVHDEETVFDTATRKVGFRYKWLIINLLTSFLAASTVSLFDNTISKYVLLAVYMPIIAGMGGNAATQTLAVLVRGITLKQISLKTCLPTLRREIVAAFVNGLINAILVALVVIIINRDFKIAFILSLAMIANLLVAAFFGTLIPLIMKKLGKDPATSATIFITTATDVLGFLVFLGLATLILT; translated from the coding sequence ATGCCCCGTATTAGTACTTCCCGGATAATCCGCAAAATTAACCACAATCCAAAAAAGAATCTTTCATTTTTTCTTGACCAAGATCTCAAAAAACAACCCAAACTTCTCCTCAAACTCTCACCCAATGCCCAAAGAGAACTCCTCCTCAATCTAGATCAAAGTCTAGTTTTAGGCCTACTTGAAAAACTTCAGCCAGACGACACCACTGACTTGCTTCAAACCCTTCCCGTCAGAAAACAAAAAGAGCTTCTTCACAAACTCAACCAAGAGCTCCAAAACAAAGTCAGTCTCCTACTCCGCTTTGATCCTCACACTGCCGCCGGCCTCATTAGTCTCAACTATCTCCAACTCGACCACAATCTCACCCTTTCCCAAGCCGCCCTCAAAATCCGCACCCATGAAAAACGCACCGGCAAAACCCCAGTCCCCTTAGTTTTAAAAGACCACCAACTCATTGGCTACCTTCCCATCGAAAAACTTCTCTTTACCAAACCCTCAGATCCGATCGGTCAGTACACCAAAAAAATCACCACCGTTAAACCTAACGAGACTCGTAAAAAAGTCATCAACCTCTTTCTCAACAACCCTCACAAAAAAATCACTGTCCTTAACGAAGATGGCGCCATCCTTGGCATTATCTACTCCGACGACGTCATCAAAACCCTTAAAAACTCATCCACCAACTCTCTCTATGACTTCGCCGGCGTCCACGACGAAGAAACCGTTTTTGACACCGCCACCCGTAAGGTAGGTTTCCGTTACAAATGGCTTATCATCAACTTATTAACCTCCTTTCTGGCCGCTTCAACCGTTAGTCTTTTTGACAACACCATCTCCAAATACGTTCTTCTTGCTGTCTACATGCCCATCATCGCTGGCATGGGTGGCAACGCTGCCACCCAAACTCTTGCCGTCCTGGTTCGGGGCATCACCTTAAAACAAATTAGCCTCAAAACCTGTCTTCCCACCCTCCGTCGTGAGATAGTTGCTGCATTTGTAAATGGTCTTATCAACGCTATTCTTGTCGCTCTGGTTGTCATCATCATAAACCGAGACTTCAAAATAGCCTTCATTCTCAGTCTCGCCATGATTGCCAATCTCCTTGTTGCCGCCTTTTTTGGCACCCTTATTCCCCTTATCATGAAAAAACTAGGCAAGGACCCCGCCACCTCAGCAACTATCTTCATCACCACCGCTACCGATGTTTTAGGCTTTCTAGTCTTTCTTGGCCTAGCCACTCTCATCCTCACCTAA
- a CDS encoding helix-turn-helix transcriptional regulator: protein MRNKLKVYRAMRNLTQEQLAEKIGVTRQTVIAIESNKYLPSLGLAFKIANVFDVRVEEIFINDQEKEE, encoded by the coding sequence ATGAGAAATAAGCTGAAAGTGTATAGGGCAATGCGCAACTTAACCCAGGAACAGTTAGCAGAAAAGATTGGGGTAACTAGACAGACAGTGATTGCGATAGAGAGTAATAAGTACCTACCTTCGTTGGGGTTGGCGTTTAAGATTGCCAATGTATTTGATGTAAGGGTGGAGGAGATATTTATTAATGATCAAGAAAAGGAGGAATAA